The following coding sequences are from one Nilaparvata lugens isolate BPH chromosome 4, ASM1435652v1, whole genome shotgun sequence window:
- the LOC111055903 gene encoding uncharacterized protein LOC111055903 gives MQTTNSDGEEELTPVFENYKKQQLEPVKGYSSFSYTVKKTKLRKKSKKSSNPEAPKTPTHDNVVEPLPMEFLEELEKFESRSPAKESKNKKRKKKKIVVTSSVVDDSYIPLEAGCTTSFSLARLDKCETLSSAATALQFYSKHLYGKRIARVSADKIIANGMKVEARKLLAKRRNR, from the exons ATGCAAACTACTAATTCTGATGGTGAAGAG GAACTGACACCTGTTTTcgaaaattacaagaaacagcAATTGGAGCCTGTTAAAG gCTATTCTTCCTTCAGTTACACAGTGAAAAAGACAAAGTTGAGAAAGAAATCAAAGAAAAGTTCCAACCCTGAAGCACCAAAAACTCCAACTCAT GATAATGTAGTCGAACCACTCCCTATGGAATTTCTTGAGGAGCTAGAGAAGTTTGAAAGTCGTAGCCCAGCAAAGGaatctaaaaataaaaagaggaagaagaaaaaaattgttgtcACAA GTTCCGTTGTGGATGACAGCTATATACCATTGGAAGCTGGTTGCACGACAAGCTTCAGTCTGGCTAGGCTGGATAAGTGTGAAACACTCTCCTCTGCTGCCACTGCCTTACAATTCTATAGTAAGCATCTCTATGGCAAACGAATTGCCAGAGTATCCG CCGACAAGATAATCGCCAACGGAATGAAAGTTGAAGCTAGGAAGCTCCTTGCCAAACGCCGAAACCGATAG